A window from Synergistaceae bacterium DZ-S4 encodes these proteins:
- a CDS encoding thiamine pyrophosphate-dependent enzyme, with product MAEKIVYQRPRSWIEGVHSHYCPGCTHGIIHRMICETLDELDIQDITTGVAPVGCAALMYGYIDTDFIEAPHGRAPAVATGFKRIRPDRLIFTYQGDGDLASIGMGEIVHAANRSENITVIFVNNAIYGMTGGQMAPTTLIGQKTTTTPGGRDPQRAGYPIRMSELLASLASPCYIERVSAAKPAHLNGLKKAIRKAFKNQMENKGFSFVEVLSTCPTNWGMRPTDACDWLVNNMIPYYPLGVFKDFK from the coding sequence ATGGCAGAAAAGATAGTATACCAGAGGCCCAGAAGCTGGATAGAGGGAGTCCATTCACACTATTGCCCCGGGTGCACCCACGGGATCATCCACAGAATGATATGCGAGACTCTTGATGAACTGGATATCCAGGATATAACTACCGGCGTCGCCCCTGTGGGATGCGCTGCGCTCATGTACGGTTACATAGACACGGATTTTATTGAAGCTCCCCACGGCAGGGCTCCCGCCGTAGCGACAGGGTTCAAGAGGATAAGGCCTGATAGGCTGATATTCACGTATCAGGGGGACGGTGACCTTGCCTCGATAGGCATGGGAGAGATAGTCCATGCTGCTAACCGTTCAGAGAACATCACCGTAATATTTGTAAACAATGCCATATACGGCATGACCGGGGGACAGATGGCGCCGACCACGCTGATCGGGCAGAAGACTACGACCACCCCCGGCGGCCGTGATCCGCAGAGGGCAGGTTACCCGATCAGGATGTCTGAACTGCTCGCATCCCTTGCCTCTCCCTGCTACATAGAAAGAGTTTCGGCCGCGAAGCCTGCCCATCTCAACGGACTCAAAAAGGCAATAAGGAAGGCATTCAAAAACCAGATGGAAAACAAGGGCTTCTCATTTGTCGAGGTCCTCTCAACATGTCCGACCAACTGGGGAATGAGGCCGACAGACGCGTGCGACTGGCTTGTCAATAACATGATCCCCTATTATCCCCTTGGGGTATTCAAGGATTTTAAGTAA
- the larE gene encoding ATP-dependent sacrificial sulfur transferase LarE, with protein sequence MISATGKKDDLLIIKEKYGELTDSIRKLGKAAIAFSGGVDSSLLAYAAKETLGDNACAFTLWSPLLPADDKRDILSFTDRYGIRLFKIEHNDLSCKDFCENSPERCYICKSARLDALTSLAEELDIPWMLDGSNIDDLNDWRPGMKAVRESKITLSPLLECGLSKKDIREISSHLELPTAVKPSAACLASRIPTGTAITEELILKIDAGEDIIKKYLPANAQLRMRYDGRAAKIETDRENIPGLSQSLALISEELALIGIAAVLIEKDGYMMGSATVRPK encoded by the coding sequence GTGATTTCTGCTACAGGAAAAAAGGATGACCTCCTCATCATAAAAGAAAAATACGGAGAACTGACGGACTCGATTAGAAAACTGGGAAAGGCGGCAATAGCCTTTTCCGGCGGAGTCGACAGTTCTCTGCTTGCCTATGCGGCAAAGGAGACCCTGGGAGATAATGCGTGTGCATTTACACTTTGGTCTCCGTTGCTGCCCGCGGATGACAAGAGAGATATTTTATCTTTTACGGATAGATACGGGATAAGGCTCTTCAAAATCGAACACAACGACCTTAGCTGCAAAGATTTCTGCGAAAACAGTCCTGAGCGGTGCTATATATGCAAATCGGCGAGGCTGGATGCCCTGACTTCACTGGCAGAAGAGCTTGATATCCCTTGGATGCTTGACGGCTCCAACATTGACGATCTGAACGACTGGCGGCCCGGCATGAAAGCTGTCAGGGAATCGAAGATCACCCTCTCCCCCCTCCTTGAATGCGGCCTTTCCAAAAAAGACATAAGGGAGATATCATCTCATCTGGAACTGCCGACCGCGGTCAAACCATCGGCGGCATGCCTGGCTTCACGGATACCGACTGGGACAGCCATAACGGAAGAGCTGATCCTGAAGATAGATGCGGGAGAGGACATAATCAAAAAATATCTTCCGGCAAACGCTCAATTGAGGATGCGCTATGACGGAAGGGCCGCAAAAATCGAGACAGACCGGGAGAATATACCCGGCCTGTCTCAGTCATTAGCTTTGATATCCGAAGAACTTGCGCTTATCGGTATTGCAGCGGTCCTTATAGAAAAGGACGGTTATATGATGGGCAGCGCTACAGTTCGACCGAAATAA
- a CDS encoding Do family serine endopeptidase translates to MNKDNFITAVKKFGIAAAAGAIMFAGGAFGTFIASEYSVVKNIREPEVRTVASTTPGAYAQDVYTGNPIVSIVKKSSPAVVNIDTETMVKQRIMTNPFGGDPFFEEFFGGDIFGGGGTQERMIPQRGKGSGFIVTKDGYILTNNHVVEGADKIKVTLLDGRSFDAKKIGQDPTFDLAVIQIKAPDLPVLLLGDSDATEVGEWVVAIGNPLGFENSVTAGVVSAKNRTLQAPGVNFQGFMQTDAAINPGNSGGPLIDLSGRVIGINTAIVPYAQGIGFAVPINMAKQIMDDLIKHGEVRRGWLGVTVQPLTAALVDSYKIPVKEGSIIADVEPNSPADKYGLKRGDVIVSIGGKEVKNSQDVVFSVRNKMAGDKVDFGIYRDGKKRNVQVVLGEIDRGEGEKSGSKPAPGPKSSSGSSKQMGITAAVIDSELQRQYRLDSDEGLVVTDVDRGSLGARLGLQPGDVILEVNRTKMKTLDDWNRVMGAKNRSLGILMSRGGQTLFISVEL, encoded by the coding sequence ATGAATAAGGATAATTTCATAACTGCTGTCAAAAAATTTGGAATAGCTGCCGCAGCCGGAGCGATCATGTTTGCGGGAGGAGCCTTCGGGACCTTTATTGCGTCGGAATACAGCGTTGTTAAGAATATCAGGGAACCTGAAGTCAGGACTGTCGCTTCGACCACTCCCGGGGCATACGCACAGGATGTTTACACAGGCAACCCCATAGTCTCGATAGTCAAAAAAAGTTCCCCTGCTGTTGTTAACATAGACACTGAAACAATGGTGAAACAGAGGATAATGACAAATCCTTTCGGAGGGGATCCCTTTTTTGAAGAGTTCTTTGGGGGAGATATCTTCGGAGGCGGCGGAACGCAGGAGAGAATGATCCCTCAGAGAGGAAAGGGCTCCGGCTTCATAGTTACGAAGGACGGCTATATCCTCACGAACAACCATGTTGTCGAGGGTGCCGACAAAATAAAGGTAACTCTTCTTGACGGAAGGTCCTTTGACGCAAAAAAAATCGGACAGGACCCTACCTTCGATCTTGCAGTAATACAGATCAAAGCTCCTGATCTTCCCGTACTTTTGCTTGGCGACTCCGATGCGACAGAAGTCGGTGAATGGGTCGTGGCCATAGGCAATCCTCTGGGTTTTGAGAATTCAGTGACAGCGGGAGTCGTTTCCGCCAAAAACAGGACGCTCCAGGCTCCGGGTGTCAATTTCCAGGGCTTCATGCAGACAGACGCTGCGATAAACCCGGGCAACAGCGGAGGGCCCCTGATAGATCTCAGCGGCAGGGTCATTGGTATCAACACTGCCATCGTCCCCTATGCACAGGGAATAGGATTTGCAGTCCCTATCAACATGGCCAAACAGATCATGGATGACCTCATAAAGCACGGAGAAGTGCGCAGGGGATGGCTTGGCGTAACAGTTCAGCCTCTGACGGCTGCTCTTGTCGATTCTTACAAAATACCTGTCAAGGAAGGGTCGATCATTGCAGACGTAGAGCCGAACTCACCCGCGGATAAGTACGGCCTCAAGAGGGGCGACGTTATCGTATCGATCGGAGGCAAGGAAGTTAAAAACAGTCAGGACGTGGTCTTTTCCGTAAGGAATAAAATGGCCGGCGACAAGGTGGATTTCGGGATATACAGGGACGGGAAAAAGAGGAACGTACAGGTCGTCCTTGGTGAGATCGACAGGGGCGAAGGGGAGAAGAGCGGCAGCAAGCCGGCCCCGGGTCCCAAGAGCTCATCGGGCTCATCAAAGCAGATGGGGATCACCGCAGCTGTTATAGACAGCGAGCTTCAGAGGCAATACAGGCTTGACTCAGACGAAGGCCTCGTAGTGACAGACGTTGACAGGGGAAGTCTCGGAGCCAGGCTCGGCCTCCAGCCGGGAGATGTCATCCTGGAAGTGAACAGGACAAAGATGAAAACGCTGGATGACTGGAACAGGGTGATGGGAGCGAAGAACAGATCTCTGGGGATACTGATGTCGAGGGGCGGCCAGACCCTCTTTATTTCGGTCGAACTGTAG
- a CDS encoding EamA family transporter, whose product MDGILFTENRPAHRKKRGRIMPAAGTDKPSKAALVFAYLMVYIIWGSTYLGIRFTVETIPPFFSGGARFLSAGIILFALRSVMSGYRTTVSGWKNAFFASLLPFVVSYGLITSAETVVPSSIAALLVALEPLWFCLIGWLFFKGARPAGSHYIGITLGFLGIFFLVAGDPNADFSFESSYIIWVLMLILSGITWVMGAFISKNPQIHQDLLMSSGMQMMCGGAVMMLIHFFVSAFTGNYQNMASFSSRSVFALIYLIIFGSLVAYSSFLWLMRVQPANRVATHAFVNPVVAVFLGWLLGGEHLSMNMLIATPLIVASVIFMIRDPRRDKR is encoded by the coding sequence TTGGACGGCATCCTGTTCACTGAGAACAGGCCGGCGCACAGAAAGAAAAGGGGTCGTATCATGCCTGCAGCGGGAACGGACAAACCCTCAAAAGCAGCATTGGTGTTTGCTTATCTGATGGTGTACATCATATGGGGATCCACATATCTGGGGATCAGGTTCACGGTCGAGACCATACCGCCTTTTTTTTCAGGCGGTGCAAGGTTTCTCAGCGCGGGGATCATACTCTTTGCACTTAGGTCAGTGATGTCGGGATACAGGACCACTGTCAGCGGATGGAAAAATGCCTTTTTTGCATCCCTTCTTCCGTTCGTAGTTTCATACGGACTGATAACAAGCGCCGAAACTGTAGTGCCGTCGTCTATAGCCGCACTTCTCGTGGCGCTGGAACCGCTCTGGTTCTGCCTGATAGGCTGGCTCTTCTTCAAGGGTGCGAGGCCTGCGGGGAGTCACTATATCGGGATCACCTTAGGCTTCCTGGGGATCTTTTTCCTTGTTGCGGGAGACCCCAATGCTGACTTCTCCTTTGAATCGAGCTATATCATATGGGTCCTGATGCTGATCTTGAGCGGGATCACCTGGGTAATGGGGGCCTTTATTTCAAAAAATCCCCAGATCCATCAGGACCTGCTCATGTCTTCTGGCATGCAGATGATGTGCGGCGGAGCTGTAATGATGCTGATCCATTTTTTTGTTTCGGCGTTCACGGGAAATTATCAAAATATGGCCTCTTTTTCCTCCAGATCGGTCTTTGCACTTATCTACCTGATCATCTTCGGCTCTCTGGTCGCATATTCCTCTTTTCTCTGGCTTATGAGGGTGCAGCCGGCAAACAGGGTCGCTACTCATGCCTTCGTTAACCCCGTCGTCGCAGTCTTTCTGGGGTGGCTTCTGGGAGGAGAACATCTGAGCATGAACATGCTGATCGCAACGCCTCTGATAGTCGCATCGGTCATCTTCATGATAAGGGATCCCCGCAGAGATAAGCGTTAG
- a CDS encoding EAL domain-containing protein, which produces MRKIFRSYFPTTRAFFILIAFLAITFIAIFALLDHLRSIFFSHADAQNQSVVSLAANMVDERINAKLIQLQALGYTASSQKDLSDKDLLIRRLEQIKHEALKIGYDFIQLTDQEGNYVSTSGKKAIIVEDEHFYRAIRGFSVVSNILSNDMTGTSGSSDNKMVIFSVPVFSGASVIGVLTAAINVDKISMLENINIPYSGTFLCLIDGNNSIVEYSGSFLREFPHLTRSFNFFSPLSTLIESDELLFLKEELAGLAGTVIKHHKSSKNDRILSFAALPHSDRWKLVAVSSEDSIRSQQNSLLIKIGALILLCIFLITLTVVYLYVIRWKYMRIRELSNTTISKAGFNFFKVSPDGDVMDFDDDFASFLGIHNDKKVFSFKRLLNEEQQVFPMSGMDRDTSFKLRLSIKNSEDKDIFLLVQIIGEKERDFYPAFAIDVTDDELLQEKVRDLAYTDKTTGLPNKESFILKIESLNRKSTSMIFKSGLLFIDINNSHRILEILGHRLFEKMLRDAADRLSVVAAAHGGEIFNLESDDFVIVIDDYQDDSEMCSVANKVYGAFAMPFTLGDALYEVSLRIGLVSCTEYLRGAQISPSDMLRYGEIAGRLAKKSEGVFILDIESYLSAIKELDMEVDLINSIKNCELKVKYQPVYSFGPDRITAVEALLRWENERYGNVPPSIFIAIAERCGFINQLGDFAIDTALDLASRLCSEDRGILVNFNVSSMQFSQSSFAEKLRDKFRSRSLPKDSAGLEITESCLCGETSDFIEKLEMIRREGIMVSIDDFGTGYSSLSYLKDLPIDFLKIDRSFITGIDCSEKHFNLFKSITALAGSIGVEVIAEGVETEDQLDAVRRCRCRHIQGFLISEPMDEDALMDFIKTYTGPGKESCRKS; this is translated from the coding sequence ATGAGGAAGATATTCCGATCCTATTTTCCGACCACCCGTGCATTTTTCATTCTGATAGCCTTTCTGGCTATCACTTTTATTGCCATCTTTGCCCTTCTTGACCATCTAAGGTCGATATTTTTTTCTCACGCAGACGCTCAGAACCAGTCGGTGGTATCACTGGCAGCCAACATGGTGGACGAACGCATCAACGCGAAACTGATCCAGCTTCAGGCTCTCGGATACACTGCATCCTCACAAAAAGACCTGTCGGACAAAGACCTCCTTATAAGGAGACTAGAACAGATAAAGCACGAGGCATTAAAAATAGGTTATGACTTCATCCAGCTTACGGACCAAGAGGGAAATTATGTAAGCACGAGCGGGAAAAAAGCGATCATCGTTGAGGACGAACATTTCTACAGAGCGATCAGAGGCTTTAGCGTTGTGTCAAACATCTTGAGCAATGATATGACCGGAACAAGCGGATCCTCGGACAATAAAATGGTCATATTCAGCGTACCTGTATTTTCCGGGGCTTCCGTCATCGGAGTTCTGACAGCTGCCATAAATGTAGATAAAATATCCATGCTGGAGAATATAAACATTCCCTACAGCGGCACTTTTTTGTGCCTGATAGACGGGAACAACAGCATTGTAGAGTACTCCGGCAGCTTCCTGAGGGAGTTTCCGCATCTCACCAGGAGTTTCAATTTTTTCAGCCCTCTGTCAACTTTGATAGAGTCTGATGAACTGCTTTTCCTTAAAGAAGAACTTGCCGGCCTTGCCGGAACTGTGATAAAGCATCACAAAAGCAGTAAAAATGACAGGATCCTTTCATTCGCGGCCCTTCCCCATTCAGACAGATGGAAGCTCGTCGCGGTTTCGTCGGAAGACAGCATCAGATCACAGCAAAACAGCCTGCTCATCAAAATCGGCGCTTTGATATTATTGTGTATATTCCTGATCACGCTGACCGTTGTCTACCTTTACGTGATAAGGTGGAAATACATGAGGATCCGTGAACTCTCAAACACCACGATAAGCAAGGCCGGGTTCAATTTTTTCAAAGTATCGCCTGACGGGGATGTCATGGACTTTGACGACGACTTCGCCTCTTTTCTCGGCATCCATAATGATAAAAAAGTTTTCAGCTTCAAAAGGCTGCTCAATGAGGAACAACAGGTCTTCCCCATGTCCGGGATGGATCGTGATACATCTTTTAAGCTCAGGCTTTCCATAAAGAACAGCGAAGATAAGGATATTTTCCTTCTTGTCCAGATCATAGGGGAGAAGGAGAGGGACTTCTACCCTGCCTTCGCGATAGACGTGACTGATGATGAACTCTTGCAGGAAAAGGTAAGGGACCTGGCATATACCGACAAGACTACGGGACTCCCAAACAAGGAGAGCTTTATCCTCAAAATTGAAAGCCTGAACAGGAAGAGCACGTCAATGATTTTCAAAAGCGGGCTTCTTTTTATTGACATAAACAACAGCCATAGGATACTGGAAATATTAGGACACAGGCTCTTTGAAAAAATGCTGCGTGATGCTGCTGACAGGCTTTCCGTTGTTGCCGCCGCCCATGGCGGGGAGATCTTCAACCTGGAGAGCGATGATTTTGTGATCGTCATAGACGATTATCAGGACGACAGCGAGATGTGCTCAGTAGCAAACAAGGTCTACGGCGCTTTTGCAATGCCCTTCACGTTGGGAGACGCGCTGTACGAGGTCAGCTTAAGAATAGGACTTGTCTCATGCACAGAATATCTGAGAGGAGCACAGATCAGTCCGAGCGACATGCTCAGATACGGCGAGATAGCCGGAAGGCTTGCAAAGAAGAGTGAAGGGGTATTTATACTTGACATCGAGTCTTATTTGTCCGCCATAAAAGAACTTGATATGGAGGTAGATCTGATAAACTCGATAAAAAACTGCGAACTTAAAGTTAAGTACCAGCCTGTCTACTCTTTCGGTCCTGACCGGATAACAGCAGTAGAAGCGCTCCTCAGATGGGAAAACGAGCGATATGGGAATGTCCCGCCTTCCATCTTCATAGCTATAGCAGAGAGGTGCGGTTTCATAAACCAACTTGGCGATTTCGCAATTGACACAGCACTGGATCTCGCATCGAGGCTGTGCTCTGAAGACAGGGGCATCCTGGTGAATTTCAATGTCTCATCGATGCAGTTCTCACAGAGCAGCTTTGCGGAAAAACTCAGGGACAAGTTCAGATCCCGGAGCCTTCCCAAAGATAGCGCAGGCCTTGAGATAACGGAATCCTGCCTTTGCGGCGAAACTTCTGACTTTATCGAAAAGCTCGAGATGATCAGAAGAGAAGGAATAATGGTCTCTATCGATGATTTCGGGACCGGTTATTCTTCCCTCTCTTACCTTAAAGACCTCCCCATAGATTTTCTCAAGATCGACAGGAGTTTCATCACAGGGATCGACTGTTCAGAAAAACATTTCAATCTTTTCAAAAGCATAACGGCACTGGCAGGATCTATCGGTGTTGAGGTCATTGCGGAGGGTGTGGAGACAGAAGATCAGCTTGACGCAGTCCGGAGGTGCCGCTGCAGGCACATACAGGGGTTCCTGATCTCTGAGCCTATGGATGAGGATGCTCTGATGGACTTTATCAAAACTTACACAGGACCCGGAAAAGAAAGCTGCCGGAAGTCATAA
- a CDS encoding KH domain-containing protein, with the protein MDRDMEERIPMPEIGSAVFECESVEEAREKAAELWGIKTDDVEAQIISEDKKLFGFLGCTYKVEVKPFAPVTFIKSCHFVNDILERMDLDLIPELNEDGMINLVGEDVGVVIGRYGETLKALEYLTNLACHDDMSTRRVRFDCGGYRQRREQTLTRLAESIARESLRKGTPVSLEPMSSWERRIVHLALRDNKEVETKSIGEEPSRRVLVCPVTRSDRGSSDRGRKRSSRSR; encoded by the coding sequence ATGGACAGGGACATGGAAGAGAGGATCCCGATGCCGGAGATCGGTTCGGCGGTCTTTGAGTGCGAGTCGGTGGAAGAGGCCCGTGAGAAGGCGGCTGAGCTTTGGGGTATCAAAACTGATGATGTTGAGGCTCAGATAATATCCGAAGATAAAAAACTCTTTGGTTTCCTTGGCTGTACATACAAAGTTGAGGTAAAACCATTTGCACCCGTAACTTTCATAAAGTCATGCCATTTTGTCAACGATATTTTGGAGAGGATGGACCTTGACCTTATCCCCGAGCTGAATGAGGACGGTATGATCAACCTCGTCGGAGAAGATGTCGGGGTAGTGATCGGAAGATACGGTGAGACGCTTAAAGCGCTGGAGTATCTTACCAACCTTGCCTGTCATGATGACATGTCCACACGAAGGGTCCGTTTCGACTGCGGAGGGTACCGCCAGCGCAGGGAACAGACGCTGACCAGGCTTGCAGAATCGATAGCCAGAGAATCTCTCCGCAAGGGGACCCCGGTCAGCCTGGAACCTATGTCAAGCTGGGAGCGTCGGATAGTCCACCTTGCACTCAGGGACAATAAAGAGGTAGAGACGAAATCTATCGGTGAGGAGCCTTCAAGAAGGGTGCTTGTCTGTCCGGTGACCCGTTCAGACAGGGGAAGCTCGGATAGAGGAAGGAAAAGATCTTCCCGAAGCAGGTAG
- a CDS encoding 4Fe-4S binding protein, whose amino-acid sequence MPKGRVEILEQYCKSCSMCVEACPKSVLEISDKINKKGYRPVEAARPEDCIGCGMCAMRCPDAVIRVFREE is encoded by the coding sequence ATGCCAAAGGGAAGAGTCGAAATACTCGAGCAATACTGCAAAAGCTGTTCCATGTGCGTGGAGGCGTGTCCCAAAAGTGTCCTTGAGATATCGGACAAGATCAACAAAAAGGGATATCGTCCAGTCGAAGCGGCAAGACCTGAAGACTGCATAGGGTGCGGGATGTGTGCGATGAGATGCCCTGATGCGGTGATCAGGGTCTTTCGTGAAGAATGA
- the vorB gene encoding 3-methyl-2-oxobutanoate dehydrogenase subunit VorB codes for MGKTLMKGTEAIAEAAIQAGCKYFYGYPITPQNEIPEYMSKRLFEVGGVYLQAESEVAASNMILGGGATGERVMTSSSSPGISLMSESISYIAGQEVPVVVVNVVRAGPGLGGILPSQSDYNQATCGIGHGDFNLIVLAPGSLQEAVNMMQKAFDLAQTYRTPVMVLCDGVIGQIMEAVEIPPGHGKNLSQPEKWACGYMRERGGKRNIIRSLFLDPEELEAHNRKLEAKWHEIEKNETSCEKYLTDDAEVVISAFGTVGRIARSAVDDLRSEGYRVGLIRPLIVSPFPYDDFESLMPKCRHILDVEMNWGQMLKDVKRGVRYSLPVSFYGRSGGMCPGVSEIEEECRKIFAELSGKGGDL; via the coding sequence ATGGGTAAAACTTTGATGAAGGGGACTGAAGCGATCGCCGAGGCTGCCATCCAGGCCGGATGCAAGTATTTCTACGGTTATCCGATAACCCCTCAGAATGAGATCCCGGAATATATGTCGAAACGCCTATTTGAGGTCGGGGGGGTCTATCTTCAGGCAGAGAGCGAAGTTGCAGCTTCAAACATGATACTTGGTGGCGGCGCGACGGGCGAGAGGGTGATGACCAGTTCCTCAAGTCCGGGCATATCTCTTATGTCAGAGTCCATAAGCTATATAGCCGGGCAGGAAGTACCCGTAGTGGTGGTCAATGTGGTCAGGGCGGGCCCGGGATTGGGAGGCATACTGCCTTCGCAGTCAGACTACAACCAGGCTACCTGTGGCATAGGCCACGGAGATTTCAATCTGATCGTCCTGGCTCCTGGGTCGCTCCAGGAGGCGGTGAACATGATGCAGAAAGCATTCGACCTGGCACAGACATACAGGACTCCGGTAATGGTCCTCTGCGACGGAGTGATAGGTCAGATAATGGAAGCAGTAGAGATCCCGCCGGGACATGGGAAAAACCTTTCACAGCCGGAAAAATGGGCGTGCGGATACATGAGGGAAAGGGGCGGGAAGCGAAACATAATCAGGAGCCTCTTTCTCGATCCTGAAGAACTGGAAGCGCACAACAGGAAGCTGGAAGCGAAATGGCATGAGATCGAAAAAAACGAGACCTCATGCGAAAAATATCTTACTGACGATGCTGAAGTCGTGATCTCAGCGTTCGGGACCGTCGGAAGGATAGCAAGATCCGCAGTGGATGATCTCCGTTCGGAAGGGTACAGGGTCGGCCTCATAAGGCCCCTGATCGTCAGTCCCTTTCCGTATGATGATTTCGAAAGCCTTATGCCCAAATGCAGACATATCCTTGACGTGGAAATGAACTGGGGGCAGATGCTGAAAGATGTTAAAAGAGGCGTCAGATACAGCCTGCCGGTAAGTTTTTACGGGCGTTCGGGCGGCATGTGCCCGGGTGTGTCAGAGATCGAAGAAGAGTGCCGCAAGATATTCGCGGAGCTCTCCGGCAAGGGAGGGGACCTATAA
- a CDS encoding L-2-amino-thiazoline-4-carboxylic acid hydrolase — translation MKENYVEVPLLQQREIEMRVLRPVIRAFAAEFGKEKTYDLVRRTMQEISRGLGKEKSLGGGGLENLKSKCISKWNDGGALEVSIREDSDTILAFDVTRCDFADLYRELGFGDIGTLISCDRDAAFLDGFDPELELVRQKTLMEGEDLCDFCYRKKG, via the coding sequence ATGAAGGAAAATTACGTTGAAGTCCCGCTGCTTCAGCAGCGCGAGATCGAAATGAGGGTGCTGAGACCTGTCATAAGAGCTTTTGCAGCTGAGTTTGGAAAAGAAAAGACCTATGATCTTGTGCGCAGGACGATGCAGGAAATATCACGCGGACTTGGCAAAGAAAAGTCTCTCGGGGGCGGCGGACTTGAAAACCTCAAGTCAAAGTGCATCTCAAAATGGAATGATGGAGGTGCGCTGGAGGTCAGCATCAGGGAAGACTCGGACACCATTCTGGCTTTTGACGTCACAAGATGCGATTTTGCAGACCTTTACAGGGAACTCGGATTCGGTGATATCGGAACCCTTATTTCCTGCGACCGTGATGCGGCATTCCTTGACGGTTTCGACCCTGAGCTCGAGCTAGTAAGACAAAAGACACTTATGGAGGGCGAAGATCTCTGTGATTTCTGCTACAGGAAAAAAGGATGA
- the buk gene encoding butyrate kinase — MKIFAINPGSTGMKAALYEDLEMLWSESVAYSQEEIDRCKGSPEKEELFRFTNSVEILKKHGNGVSELSAVVGRGGLLRPISGGAWIINEEMAADLRSCRYGRHASNFGGLIAKRISEEAGSIPAFIVDPVCVDEMSEVAHVSGMPNLPKRSVFHALNQKAVAYKVAQKMGKHIDQCRFIVAHMGGGVTVGAHCEGKVIDVNNGLGGYGPMSLERAGTVHAWDLIDLCFSGTYSRKEIERMVVGEAGVAAHIGSRDFRKIVERIHSGDVKAKLIVDALAYQIAAEIGSRAVNLYGKVDAVILTGGLANSAYLCDLIRDRVSWISEVICVPGEDELRALVEGAYKVLSGEEEAHVYEKE; from the coding sequence ATGAAAATATTTGCAATCAACCCAGGAAGCACCGGAATGAAGGCTGCGCTGTACGAAGATCTGGAGATGCTATGGTCTGAATCTGTGGCATACAGTCAGGAAGAAATCGACAGATGCAAAGGGTCGCCTGAAAAAGAGGAACTCTTCAGGTTCACCAATTCGGTCGAAATACTTAAAAAGCATGGGAACGGCGTTTCCGAGCTCTCCGCCGTGGTCGGCAGGGGCGGACTGCTGCGCCCCATCTCAGGCGGTGCATGGATAATTAACGAGGAAATGGCCGCAGACCTGAGATCATGCAGGTACGGAAGGCACGCATCGAACTTTGGCGGGTTGATCGCAAAAAGGATATCGGAGGAGGCAGGATCTATTCCTGCCTTTATCGTTGACCCGGTATGCGTAGACGAGATGTCCGAGGTCGCCCACGTGAGCGGGATGCCCAATCTCCCCAAAAGGTCTGTGTTCCACGCCCTGAACCAAAAGGCAGTGGCTTACAAGGTCGCCCAAAAAATGGGAAAACATATTGATCAGTGCAGATTCATCGTTGCTCACATGGGAGGCGGAGTCACGGTCGGGGCGCACTGTGAAGGCAAAGTTATCGACGTGAACAACGGGCTCGGAGGGTACGGCCCGATGTCGCTTGAGCGTGCCGGTACCGTCCATGCGTGGGACCTTATTGATCTATGTTTTTCCGGCACATATTCACGGAAAGAGATAGAGAGGATGGTAGTAGGTGAAGCAGGAGTTGCCGCTCACATTGGAAGCAGGGATTTCCGGAAGATCGTCGAAAGGATCCACTCAGGGGACGTGAAGGCGAAACTTATAGTGGACGCGCTTGCCTACCAGATAGCCGCAGAAATTGGTTCAAGGGCCGTAAACCTTTACGGGAAGGTAGATGCCGTGATACTGACCGGAGGTCTCGCAAACAGTGCATACCTCTGTGATCTTATCAGGGATAGGGTCTCCTGGATATCGGAAGTCATCTGCGTACCGGGCGAAGATGAACTGAGGGCTCTCGTCGAAGGTGCATATAAAGTCCTTTCGGGGGAAGAAGAGGCGCATGTCTATGAAAAAGAATAA